In Chroicocephalus ridibundus chromosome 12, bChrRid1.1, whole genome shotgun sequence, a single genomic region encodes these proteins:
- the MTG2 gene encoding mitochondrial ribosome-associated GTPase 2, with the protein MLPPCRALLAARALPAAVSGMLPLCRALPAAAGAVRGGWAPWRPALLHLLRPVPAGGRQPTFSTSCAKFSKNRRLRQKRVISERKLTRYFVDHRKVRVVGGQGGGGGHSFYSEPRKIFGGPDGGNGGDGGHVILKADRQMKSLSSVLPFYQGFHGEKGRSKNCYGANGAYMYVKVPVGTLVKEDGKVVADLTQHGEEYVAAYGGAGGKGNRFFLSNENRAPTLFTPGEPGQERVLHLELKTTAHAGLVGFPNAGKSSLLRAISNAKPAVAAYPFTTLNPHVGIVHYQDYEQVAVADIPGLIKGAHQNRGLGMAFLRHIERCRFLLYVVDLSVSQPWIQLQDLKYELEQYKKGLSERPCVVIGNKIDLAQSRINLPLLKEQTDDRVIALSALTGDNLEELLLQLRELYDTYVKTEQSLGQSPVKW; encoded by the exons ATGCTGCCGCCGTGCCGGGCCCTGCTGGCCGCCCGGGCCTTGCCGGCTGCTGTCAGCGGCATGTTGCCACTGTGCCGGGCCCTCCCGGCAGCTGCCGGGGCCGTGCGGGGTGGCTGGGCCCCGTGGAGGCcggccctcctccatctcctcaggccggtgccggcggggggCCGGCAGCCGACTTTCTCCACAAGCTGCGCGAAGTTCTCAAAGAACAGGCGGCTGAGGCAAAAAAGAGTCATTTCGGAAAGGAAACTG ACACGCTATTTCGTGGATCACCGTAAAGTGCGTGTGGTtggaggacaaggaggaggagggggtcaTTCTTTTTATAGTGAACCCAGAAAAATATTTGGAGGTCCTGATGGTGGAAATGGAGGTGATGGGGGTCATGTAATTTTGAAAG CTGACCGGCAAATGAAATCACTTTCTTCAGTCCTCCCCTTCTATCAGGGTTTTcatggagagaaaggaagaagcaaaaactGTTACGGAGCTAATGGTGCATACATGTATGTTAAA GTGCCTGTAGGTACATTGGTTAAAGAGGATGGGAAGGTTGTGGCTGACCTCACTCAACATGGTGAAGAGTATGTTGCAGCttatggaggagctggagggaaagGTAATcgcttttttctttccaatgaaAACCGAGCTCCAACATTATTTACTCCAGGAGAGCCGGGTCAGGAAAGGGTCCTACATCTGGAACTCAAGACAACAGCTCATGCGGGATTG GTGGGCTTTCCCAATGCTGGCAAATCATCACTTTTGAGAGCAATCTCTAATGCAAAGCCAGCAGTGGCTGCGTACCCTTTCACAACCCTAAATCCCCATGTCGGCATTGTCCACTATCAAGACTATGAACAAGTAGCAG TTGCCGACATTCCTGGCTTAATCAAAGGAGCTCATCAAAACAGGGGCCTCGGGATGGCCTTCCTAAGGCATATTGAACGCTGCCGCTTTCTCTTATATGTGGTAGATCTCTCTGTGTCTCAGCCATGGATTCAGCTGCAAGACTTAAAATATGAACTGGAGCAATATAAAAAAGGATTGTCTGAGAGGCCTTGTGTTGTCATCGGGAATAAGATTGACCTTGCTCAGTCCAGGATCAATCTGCCACTCCTTAAAGAACAGACAGATGACCGGGTCATCGCACTGTCTGCATTGACAGGAGACAACCTCGAGGAACTCTTATTGCAGTTAAGAGAACTGTATGACACTTATGTGAAGACAGAACAATCGCTAGGGCAGAGCCCGGTCAAGTGGTAG
- the HRH3 gene encoding histamine H3 receptor has product MESGGALNGSAAAGRFAAAGTAALGALMALLIAVTVAGNALVMLAFVADSSLRTQNNFFLLNLAISDFLVGAFCIPLYVPYVLTGRWIFGRSLCKLWLVVDYLLCTSSVFNIVLISYDRFLSVTRAVAYRAQQGNTKRAVLKMVMVWVLAFLLYGPAIISWEYISGRSIIPTGECYAEFFYNWYFLMTASTLEFFTPFISVMFFNLSIYLNIQKRTKIRLDVFHEVHNHSFTEEMEMSPEAKLSLKCCKWEQKEPAETLDLSKSKAQAAASLASLGAKDLLSTSSESSRKPKCCNKKSCKNSASTLSLEKRMKIVSQSMTQRFRLSRDKKVAKSLAIIVGIFGICWAPYTLLMIIRAGCHGHCISDYWYETSFWLLWINSAVNPVLYPLCHYSFRRAFIKLLCPKKLKIQPHDPLQNCWK; this is encoded by the exons ATGGAGAGCGGCGGGGCGCTGaacggctccgccgccgccgggcgcttCGCCGCCGCGGGCACGGCAGCGCTGGGCGCGCTGATGGCCCTGCTGATCGCCGTCACGGTGGCCGGCAACGCGCTGGTGATGCTGGCCTTCGTGGCGGACTCCAGCCTGCGCACCCAGAAcaacttcttcctcctcaacctggCCATCTCGGATTTCCTAGTAG GTGCCTTCTGCATCCCCCTGTACGTGCCCTATGTGCTGACGGGGAGATGGATCTTCGGGAGAAGCCTCTGCAAACTCTGGCTGGTAGTTGATTACCTGCTCTGCACCTCCTCGGTCTTCAACATCGTGCTGATTAGCTACGACAGATTCCTCTCGGTGACAAGAGCG GTCGCCTACAGAGCCCAGCAAGGCAACACCAAGCGAGCGGTGCTGAAGATGGTGATGGTGTGGGTACTAGCGTTCCTGCTTTACGGACCTGCCATTATCAGCTGGGAGTACATATCAGGCCGGAGTATCATACCCACCGGGGAATGCTACGCTGAATTTTTCTACAACTGGTATTTTCTCATGACAGCCTCTACGCTGGAGTTTTTCACCCCTTTCATCAGCGTAATGTTTTTCAACCTGAGCATttacctgaacatacagaagcgGACCAAAATACGCCTGGATGTTTTCCACGAAGTGCACAACCACTCCTTCACCGAAGAGATGGAAATGAGCCCAGAAGCAAAGCTTTCTTTGAAATGCTGCAAGTGGGAGCAGAAGGAGCCAGCTGAAACCCTCGACCTCTCTAAGAGCAAAGCTCAAGCAGCAgcctccctggccagcctgggTGCCAAAGACCTGCTGTCAACGAGCTCCGAGAGCTCCAGGAAACCCAAGTGTTGCAACAAAAAGAGCTGTAAAAATTCAGCATCCACTCTGTCCTTAGAGAAACGGATGAAGATAGTGTCCCAGAGCATGACTCAACGCTTCAGGCTCTCCAGAGACAAGAAAGTGGCTAAATCACTGGCAATCATCGTGGGCATTTTTGGGATTTGCTGGGCACCGTACACTCTTCTGATGATCATCCGTGCTGGCTGCCATGGCCACTGCATCTCTGACTACTGGTACGAGACTTCTTTTTGGCTGCTGTGGATCAATTCCGCTGTCAACCCTGTCCTCTACCCTCTCTGCCACTACAGCTTCAGAAGAGCTTTTATTAAACTCCTCTGTCCCAAGAAGCTGAAGATTCAACCTCACGATCCCCTCCAGAACTGCTGGAAGTGA